In one window of Sporomusaceae bacterium FL31 DNA:
- a CDS encoding ribosome biogenesis GTPase A: MNELPEININWFPGHMAKAQRMIREHLKLVDVVIELLDARIPASSANPVINNIIENKPRVIALNKADLAEPEWTERWINEFRQQGLQVVAIDSMTGKGTKTLVSRVEQLASAKIAHLAAKGINPRAVRAMILGIPNVGKSSLINRLLGTATVRTADKPGVTRGKQWIKIGKNLELLDTPGVLWPKFEDPEVGFKLAVTGAINDEVYDMEKLIDKFLKLLRENYSDRLLERYKLNSPLPEDSLALLELIAKKRGCLRSGGIIDEEKARRIILNEFRAGKLGAFTLDDIQ, encoded by the coding sequence ATGAATGAACTACCAGAAATAAATATAAATTGGTTTCCCGGTCACATGGCCAAAGCTCAGAGAATGATTCGAGAGCATTTAAAACTAGTCGATGTAGTGATTGAGTTGTTGGATGCAAGGATTCCTGCTAGCAGTGCTAATCCAGTCATTAATAACATCATTGAAAATAAACCCCGCGTGATTGCTCTCAATAAAGCCGATTTAGCTGAGCCGGAATGGACTGAGCGATGGATCAATGAGTTTCGTCAGCAAGGATTACAGGTGGTTGCTATAGACTCTATGACCGGCAAAGGTACCAAAACTCTAGTGAGTCGAGTCGAGCAATTAGCTAGTGCAAAAATAGCTCATCTAGCTGCTAAAGGAATTAATCCACGGGCAGTGCGGGCCATGATTTTAGGTATACCGAATGTTGGTAAATCTTCACTCATCAACCGACTGTTAGGAACGGCAACAGTTCGTACCGCTGATAAGCCAGGCGTTACACGCGGTAAGCAATGGATTAAAATCGGGAAAAATTTGGAACTGCTAGATACACCAGGCGTTTTATGGCCTAAATTTGAAGATCCAGAAGTTGGTTTTAAATTAGCCGTGACTGGTGCGATTAATGATGAAGTTTATGATATGGAAAAGCTAATCGATAAATTTCTAAAACTTTTACGCGAAAATTATAGCGATAGGTTATTAGAGCGTTATAAACTCAATTCACCATTGCCTGAAGACAGTTTGGCGTTGTTAGAATTAATTGCAAAAAAACGTGGCTGTTTACGAAGTGGCGGTATTATTGATGAAGAAAAAGCACGTAGAATTATACTAAATGAATTTCGTGCCGGAAAACTCGGTGCTTTCACGTTAGATGATATACAATAA
- the rnhB gene encoding ribonuclease HII — translation MSISRLTVAQITSLLAQETIAEHIIADLKTDSRISVVRLLQKWQQRQLAALMEKERVQNLYKHERLLHAKGYNLIAGVDEAGRGPLAGPVVIGAAIMPLGYYLPNLNDSKKLSAAQRFELYKEITKSAIASTHIVIDVADIDNLNIYQATIKGMYAAISSLCPQPEAVLIDAVPLPNLRLHSTSLIGGDAISASIAAASIIAKVERDLIMDDLDKRFPGYGFAKHKGYGTAEHMKAIQKEGPCPIHRRSFEPIKSWGE, via the coding sequence TTGAGTATTTCACGTTTAACTGTAGCGCAAATAACATCTTTATTAGCGCAAGAAACCATAGCTGAACATATCATTGCTGATTTAAAAACCGATTCGAGGATTTCGGTAGTGCGCCTTTTACAAAAATGGCAGCAACGTCAATTGGCAGCGTTGATGGAAAAGGAACGCGTGCAAAATTTATATAAACATGAACGCTTGCTACACGCAAAAGGCTATAATCTGATTGCTGGCGTTGATGAGGCTGGCCGCGGCCCACTAGCTGGTCCGGTTGTTATTGGAGCAGCAATTATGCCACTCGGCTATTATTTGCCGAATTTAAATGATTCAAAAAAATTATCTGCTGCCCAGCGGTTTGAATTGTATAAAGAAATAACGAAATCGGCGATTGCATCAACGCATATCGTCATTGATGTTGCCGACATAGACAATCTGAATATATATCAAGCAACAATTAAAGGCATGTATGCCGCCATTTCATCGTTATGTCCGCAGCCTGAAGCCGTATTAATTGATGCAGTCCCACTGCCGAATCTACGCTTGCATTCGACTTCATTAATTGGCGGTGATGCTATTTCAGCATCTATTGCTGCAGCTTCGATCATTGCCAAAGTTGAGCGTGATCTTATCATGGATGATCTTGATAAGCGATTCCCGGGCTATGGTTTTGCCAAACATAAAGGCTATGGTACTGCGGAACATATGAAAGCTATCCAAAAAGAAGGCCCTTGTCCAATACATAGGAGAAGCTTTGAACCCATTAAATCGTGGGGGGAATAG
- a CDS encoding phosphodiesterase, whose protein sequence is MRRILLDNISSGMKLAKPLYNADGMVLLNAGIELQERFINRLKELDVSYIYVEDDLTQDIDIPDVIGEKTRVEAVSNAKKIMEQIRLGRGVDATQAKKVTNTLVDELCRNKGVMANFSDMRTRNDYLFAHSVNVCVLSVMTGISLGFDELRLQDLGVGALLHDVGKTEVTPEVLNKAGRLTQEESDEIKKHPVLGFNILRANPDISLISAHCAFQHHERFDGTGYPRGLKEDEIHQYAQIVAIADVYDALTSDATYRRAMPVYEAVAIITKAGGTYFSNELVKVFVDNIAVYPIGSVVRLNNNQIGVVVDISREAKSKPVIRILFDENKRHVDKLIELDLSKNSRLYIADVVER, encoded by the coding sequence ATGCGTCGAATTCTACTTGATAACATCTCTTCGGGAATGAAACTCGCGAAGCCACTATATAATGCTGATGGCATGGTATTGCTTAATGCTGGAATTGAATTGCAGGAACGTTTTATCAATCGTCTTAAAGAACTAGATGTAAGTTATATTTATGTGGAAGATGACTTAACTCAAGATATTGATATTCCTGATGTAATTGGTGAGAAAACAAGAGTTGAAGCGGTTTCTAACGCAAAAAAAATTATGGAGCAAATTAGACTAGGCCGTGGAGTTGATGCAACTCAGGCTAAGAAAGTAACCAATACACTGGTTGATGAGCTATGCCGGAACAAAGGGGTTATGGCTAATTTTTCTGATATGCGAACCCGTAATGATTATTTATTTGCCCATTCTGTCAATGTATGCGTACTTTCAGTCATGACTGGAATTAGTTTGGGGTTTGATGAGTTACGACTCCAAGACTTAGGTGTTGGCGCTTTATTGCACGATGTTGGAAAAACCGAAGTGACTCCAGAGGTACTCAATAAGGCAGGCCGTTTAACACAGGAAGAAAGTGACGAAATAAAAAAGCATCCAGTTTTAGGATTTAATATTCTTCGTGCCAATCCGGATATTAGCCTTATTTCGGCGCACTGCGCATTTCAACACCATGAACGTTTTGATGGAACCGGCTATCCTCGGGGATTGAAAGAAGATGAAATCCATCAATACGCACAAATTGTTGCTATCGCTGATGTGTATGACGCATTAACCTCAGATGCAACGTACCGCCGGGCAATGCCAGTGTATGAAGCGGTTGCAATCATCACAAAAGCAGGCGGCACTTACTTTAGCAATGAATTAGTCAAGGTATTTGTGGACAATATAGCCGTATACCCTATTGGGTCTGTGGTACGGCTTAATAATAATCAAATCGGCGTTGTGGTAGACATTTCACGCGAAGCTAAATCCAAGCCAGTTATTAGAATTTTATTTGATGAAAATAAAAGGCATGTCGATAAGCTTATTGAATTGGATTTGTCCAAGAATTCCCGCTTGTATATAGCCGATGTTGTTGAAAGATAG
- a CDS encoding UPF0102 protein, with protein sequence MNHITLGDLGEQAASRYLTAKGYTLTHRKYRTKLGEIDIIAKYKNTIIFVEVKTRRNTTYGSPAEAVNYRKQQKIIQTAQCYLKHSNNYNCLCRFDILEVVLGNQGVFTFNHITNAFGE encoded by the coding sequence GTGAATCATATTACACTAGGCGATTTAGGTGAGCAAGCAGCAAGTCGTTATTTAACCGCCAAAGGCTATACGCTTACTCATCGCAAATACCGGACTAAATTAGGTGAAATTGATATTATTGCAAAATATAAGAATACGATTATTTTTGTAGAGGTCAAGACACGCCGAAATACAACTTATGGATCACCAGCAGAAGCTGTTAATTATCGCAAACAACAGAAAATCATTCAAACAGCACAGTGTTATCTTAAACATTCAAATAATTATAACTGCTTATGTCGGTTTGATATATTAGAGGTAGTTCTAGGAAATCAAGGTGTTTTTACTTTTAATCATATTACTAACGCATTTGGCGAGTAA
- a CDS encoding putative UbiX-like flavin prenyltransferase produces MRIIVGITGASGSIYGVRLIEVLKAVGCEIHAVISESGWQVLEYECGLTKSDIETRVDVLHDVNNIAASIASGSFRTDAMIIVPCSMRTLGGIANGIADSLLLRAADVVLKEGRPLLLVPRETPLNAIHLENMLKLARIGVKIIPASPGFYHRPKNLDSLVDMMVGKICDMLNIEHSLFERWQGNL; encoded by the coding sequence ATGCGAATCATTGTTGGGATTACTGGAGCCAGTGGTTCAATTTATGGAGTAAGATTAATTGAGGTATTAAAAGCTGTGGGTTGTGAAATCCATGCAGTCATTTCGGAAAGCGGTTGGCAGGTTCTAGAATATGAATGTGGTTTGACGAAAAGTGATATAGAAACTAGAGTAGACGTTTTACATGATGTTAATAATATTGCAGCGTCAATTGCCAGTGGATCCTTTAGAACAGACGCGATGATTATTGTCCCTTGTTCTATGCGCACCTTGGGGGGAATAGCTAATGGAATTGCCGATAGTCTGCTATTGCGGGCTGCCGATGTTGTACTCAAAGAAGGCAGACCGTTATTATTAGTTCCACGTGAGACACCACTAAATGCTATCCACTTAGAAAATATGTTGAAACTAGCGCGGATTGGTGTAAAGATTATTCCAGCTAGTCCGGGATTTTATCATCGTCCTAAAAACTTGGATTCTCTCGTTGATATGATGGTGGGGAAAATATGTGATATGTTGAATATTGAGCATTCCTTGTTTGAACGCTGGCAGGGAAACCTTTAA
- a CDS encoding Fis family transcriptional regulator: MFAQTYGSTTLGLNGVLIHVEVDITNGIPTFDIVGLPDTAVRESRERVRAAIKNSGFEFPTRRITINLAPADIKKDSSGLDLPIAVGILSASGQIDATVAQNYLFVSELSLEGKLRGITGLLPMAINSLQNSIVNLVVAPDNVNEALLVDGLTVYAPNTLTDVILFLKGDHTLNPVKKDPIGEPDTVIIEDFADVQGQFAAKRALEIAAAGGHNVLMVGPPGSGKTMLARRINSILPTMSNQEALEITKIYSIAGLLSSTGLIKNRPFRSPHHTISDAGMIGGGRIPRPGEVTLSHNGVLFLDELPEFSKAALEVLRQPLEDGQVTISRVNASLSYPAKLMLIASMNPCPCGFLTDSSNQCVCSINEVRRYTKKISGPLLDRIDIHIHVPRLDYHELTGDAITESSTLIRQRVEAARVIQRSRLFKYGLFCNAQMGHKNVKATCTLTPEAQNLLKQAFTKMNLSARSYDRIIKVGRTIADLAQSDKITELHIAEAIKLRSNVNNVF, translated from the coding sequence GTGTTTGCACAAACATATGGATCAACGACACTAGGACTTAATGGTGTTTTAATTCATGTTGAAGTGGACATTACAAATGGGATACCGACTTTTGATATCGTAGGATTACCGGATACTGCAGTTCGCGAATCGAGAGAAAGAGTTCGTGCTGCAATTAAGAATTCTGGTTTTGAATTTCCGACGCGTCGAATTACGATCAATCTTGCACCTGCGGATATTAAAAAGGATAGCTCAGGTTTGGATTTACCTATCGCGGTTGGAATATTATCAGCAAGTGGACAAATTGATGCCACTGTAGCACAGAACTATCTTTTTGTAAGCGAACTGTCTTTGGAGGGAAAACTGCGAGGTATCACCGGTTTGTTACCCATGGCGATTAACTCATTGCAAAACAGCATAGTCAACCTAGTTGTAGCACCAGATAACGTGAATGAAGCTCTATTGGTCGACGGATTGACTGTATATGCTCCAAATACCCTAACTGATGTTATATTATTTCTCAAAGGCGACCATACGTTAAATCCAGTTAAAAAAGATCCCATAGGCGAGCCAGACACGGTTATTATTGAAGACTTTGCTGACGTACAAGGTCAGTTCGCTGCTAAGCGGGCTCTGGAAATTGCAGCAGCAGGCGGGCATAATGTATTGATGGTCGGGCCTCCGGGATCTGGGAAAACCATGCTGGCGCGGCGAATCAATTCAATTTTACCGACAATGTCCAATCAAGAGGCACTGGAGATTACCAAAATCTATAGTATCGCAGGTCTGCTAAGTAGTACTGGACTAATCAAAAATCGACCATTTCGCAGCCCACATCACACAATATCCGATGCAGGAATGATTGGTGGTGGGCGAATTCCCCGTCCGGGTGAAGTGACACTGAGCCATAATGGTGTGTTGTTTTTGGATGAACTGCCTGAATTCTCTAAAGCTGCATTGGAAGTGCTGCGACAGCCATTAGAAGATGGGCAAGTAACGATATCACGAGTCAATGCATCATTATCCTATCCAGCAAAGCTGATGTTAATCGCATCGATGAATCCGTGTCCGTGTGGATTTCTTACAGATTCCTCCAATCAATGTGTTTGCAGCATCAATGAAGTGCGGCGTTATACAAAGAAAATATCCGGACCATTATTGGATCGTATTGATATTCATATTCATGTTCCGCGCTTAGATTACCACGAATTAACTGGTGATGCGATCACTGAAAGTTCAACACTCATACGTCAGCGCGTAGAAGCGGCTAGAGTAATCCAACGAAGTCGGCTGTTTAAGTACGGGCTGTTTTGTAATGCGCAAATGGGACATAAAAATGTAAAAGCAACCTGTACCTTAACTCCTGAAGCGCAAAATTTATTAAAACAAGCTTTTACCAAAATGAATCTTAGTGCTCGGAGTTATGACAGAATTATTAAGGTTGGGCGCACGATTGCCGATTTAGCCCAGTCGGATAAAATCACGGAACTACATATTGCCGAAGCAATAAAACTTCGCAGTAATGTAAACAACGTCTTTTGA
- a CDS encoding haloacid dehalogenase codes for MELLRPNYIAKSLHDINLNELRQNGIRGVIFDLDNTIIPWDSPSMQPEIIEWMKNLLQQGYRVCLLSNNMTHRVKHIAELLGVPYVPRAYKPAKTGFRRAIAQLKLKPTEIAVVGDQLFTDVLGGNRLNLFTIWVSPLSTNEFIGTKITRKIERLTVRLLKAKGLIK; via the coding sequence ATGGAATTACTACGACCAAATTATATTGCGAAATCATTACATGATATTAATTTGAATGAATTACGACAAAATGGTATTCGTGGTGTAATTTTTGATTTAGACAATACGATTATTCCCTGGGACAGCCCCAGTATGCAGCCCGAAATTATCGAGTGGATGAAAAATTTATTACAGCAAGGTTATCGTGTTTGCCTGCTTTCTAATAACATGACACATCGAGTGAAACATATTGCTGAACTATTAGGCGTTCCGTATGTACCCAGAGCCTATAAACCTGCTAAAACTGGATTTCGGCGTGCCATTGCTCAATTAAAACTTAAGCCGACAGAGATTGCCGTAGTAGGGGATCAGCTTTTTACTGACGTTTTAGGTGGTAATCGCCTCAATTTATTTACAATCTGGGTATCTCCACTTAGCACCAATGAATTCATTGGTACTAAAATCACTCGTAAGATTGAACGGTTGACAGTTCGTCTATTAAAGGCTAAGGGTCTTATTAAATGA